From the Halococcus salsus genome, one window contains:
- a CDS encoding DUF5815 family protein, producing the protein MTKPRVPGSRETGIDLPCGESVAVSALDMGLREFECSCGARHAVVMDVHPLSRFVPESLVSVLETAIEPTDGGTFDTRHLMGVVLEEFPEEVVGEDVSEDTDVGYAWVWVAEFDSRRLHEVVVELVVELMDHAVSHAENDAARHEFESQLQEFDVEAFVDAYRRERDFERGTDTPV; encoded by the coding sequence ATGACCAAGCCGCGCGTCCCGGGCAGCCGCGAGACCGGGATCGACCTCCCGTGTGGGGAGTCGGTCGCGGTCTCGGCCCTCGACATGGGCCTCCGGGAGTTCGAGTGTTCGTGTGGCGCGCGCCACGCCGTCGTGATGGACGTCCACCCGCTGAGCCGGTTCGTCCCCGAGTCCCTCGTCTCGGTGCTCGAAACCGCGATCGAACCCACCGACGGCGGCACGTTCGATACCCGTCACCTCATGGGCGTCGTGCTGGAGGAGTTCCCCGAGGAGGTCGTCGGCGAGGACGTCTCGGAGGACACCGACGTGGGCTACGCATGGGTCTGGGTCGCCGAGTTCGACTCCCGCCGCCTCCACGAGGTGGTGGTCGAACTCGTCGTCGAGCTGATGGACCACGCCGTGAGCCACGCCGAGAACGACGCGGCCCGACACGAGTTCGAATCCCAGCTTCAGGAGTTCGACGTCGAGGCGTTCGTCGACGCCTATCGCCGCGAGCGCGACTTCGAGCGCGGAACCGACACACCCGTCTGA
- a CDS encoding DUF7124 domain-containing protein — MEGGSGDMTLAFDLGALEALANPTEVFSDARRWTEYIGVVSDEPTYVVTNFTRKNRIRQDFFSGPRGRRESLENVKNQFDTDRHVFVGTGEADADLAGEVDWEYLAVTDAADAAGWTLDEGDDEPEPEPETRDDWP; from the coding sequence ATGGAAGGCGGCAGCGGCGACATGACGCTGGCGTTCGATCTCGGCGCGCTCGAAGCGCTCGCGAACCCCACCGAGGTGTTCTCCGACGCGCGGCGATGGACCGAGTACATCGGGGTGGTCTCGGACGAACCCACCTACGTCGTCACGAACTTCACCCGCAAGAACCGGATCCGCCAGGACTTCTTCTCGGGGCCGCGCGGTCGGCGCGAGAGCCTCGAGAACGTCAAGAACCAGTTCGACACCGACCGCCACGTCTTCGTCGGTACGGGCGAGGCCGACGCCGACCTCGCCGGCGAGGTCGACTGGGAGTACCTCGCGGTCACCGACGCCGCCGACGCCGCGGGCTGGACGCTCGACGAGGGCGACGACGAGCCGGAACCGGAACCCGAGACACGCGACGACTGGCCCTGA
- a CDS encoding NAD(P)/FAD-dependent oxidoreductase has product MPTSYVIIGDGIAGSSAAETIREGDPDADVTVITDEGEALYNRILIKEFAKGKLPEAPMSIHQPGWYDDRDIDLRLDTLVTDIDTEGHSLTTHEGDTIDYDKLLIATGGTPTQLPVENSDAEGIHHFWTFEDARGIEADITEAEKGVVVGAGLLGIDFAAICGAQEVEANYLMRGECWWRYALSPEGARIIHEALEEKNVTPVFDSGVDSFEVDDAGHVTAAVAPDGETYDCDFVGIAIGLDFNLEVLQGTDIELDEGVVVDEHMRTSVEDVYAAGDLTRFYDVILGEHAQNGSWGSAKEQGSIAGKNMLADEPEAEFRWVSSYSITHFDFPFLSFGHPTIGDDSVEASFGDDEWRRLALKDGKIVGGVLIGNLAPQSKYKKLIREERDVSDCKDLLMEPEVDLDKLATPAGQ; this is encoded by the coding sequence ATGCCTACCTCGTACGTAATCATCGGCGATGGGATCGCCGGGAGCTCCGCGGCCGAGACCATCCGCGAGGGCGACCCCGACGCCGACGTCACGGTGATCACCGACGAGGGCGAAGCCCTCTACAACCGGATCCTGATCAAGGAGTTCGCGAAGGGCAAGCTCCCCGAGGCCCCGATGTCGATCCACCAGCCCGGCTGGTACGACGACCGCGACATCGACCTCCGGCTCGACACCCTCGTCACCGACATCGACACCGAGGGCCACAGCCTCACGACCCACGAGGGCGACACCATCGACTACGACAAGCTCCTCATCGCGACCGGCGGCACCCCGACCCAGCTCCCCGTCGAGAACAGCGACGCCGAGGGGATCCACCACTTCTGGACCTTCGAGGACGCCCGCGGGATCGAGGCCGACATCACCGAGGCCGAGAAGGGCGTCGTGGTCGGTGCTGGACTCCTCGGGATCGACTTCGCGGCGATCTGCGGGGCCCAGGAGGTCGAGGCCAACTACCTGATGCGCGGGGAGTGCTGGTGGCGCTACGCGCTCTCGCCCGAGGGCGCGCGGATCATCCACGAGGCGCTGGAGGAGAAGAACGTTACTCCCGTGTTCGACAGCGGGGTCGACAGCTTCGAGGTCGACGACGCGGGCCACGTCACCGCCGCGGTCGCCCCGGACGGCGAGACCTACGACTGTGACTTCGTCGGGATCGCGATCGGCCTCGACTTCAACCTCGAGGTCCTCCAGGGGACCGACATCGAACTCGACGAGGGCGTCGTGGTCGACGAACACATGCGGACCTCCGTCGAGGACGTCTACGCCGCGGGCGACCTCACCCGGTTCTACGACGTGATACTGGGCGAGCACGCCCAGAACGGGTCGTGGGGCAGCGCGAAAGAGCAGGGCTCGATCGCGGGCAAGAACATGCTCGCCGACGAGCCCGAGGCCGAGTTCCGGTGGGTCTCCTCCTACTCTATCACCCACTTCGACTTCCCCTTCCTCTCGTTCGGCCACCCCACCATCGGCGACGACTCCGTCGAGGCCTCCTTCGGCGACGACGAGTGGCGACGGCTCGCGCTCAAGGACGGCAAGATCGTCGGCGGCGTCCTCATCGGGAACCTCGCGCCACAGAGCAAGTACAAGAAACTCATCCGCGAGGAGCGCGACGTCAGCGACTGCAAGGACCTCCTGATGGAGCCGGAGGTCGACCTCGACAAGCTCGCGACCCCCGCCGGCCAGTAA
- a CDS encoding DUF6149 family protein, producing the protein MKLNQTIRHFAAKQALSTPVVGELASQGLVRLHTGVFMDKADPEHAEERKAHLDGLFDATMDTYLAALQEGFTEAEAREVTHIQANFDFYNHGWVEMMEFPVDELEEHHARFGEFFDRFGITVEDPLGAFAPAGGLPDAPATPEKLENPDQPNAVGGYADETYVDGPDGEVLVGGADDPDEVDVSDAPGVTPDDVEN; encoded by the coding sequence ATGAAACTCAACCAGACCATCCGACATTTCGCGGCGAAGCAGGCCCTCTCGACGCCCGTCGTCGGCGAGCTCGCGAGCCAGGGTCTCGTCCGGCTCCACACCGGCGTGTTCATGGACAAGGCCGATCCCGAGCACGCCGAGGAGCGCAAGGCTCACCTCGACGGGCTGTTCGACGCCACGATGGACACCTACCTCGCGGCGCTCCAGGAGGGCTTCACCGAGGCCGAGGCCCGCGAGGTCACCCACATCCAGGCCAACTTCGACTTCTACAACCACGGCTGGGTCGAGATGATGGAGTTCCCCGTCGACGAGCTCGAGGAGCACCACGCCCGGTTCGGCGAGTTCTTCGATCGCTTCGGGATCACGGTCGAGGACCCGCTCGGCGCGTTCGCGCCCGCGGGCGGTCTCCCCGACGCCCCCGCGACCCCCGAGAAACTCGAGAACCCCGACCAGCCGAACGCCGTCGGGGGCTACGCCGACGAGACCTACGTCGACGGCCCGGACGGCGAGGTCCTCGTCGGCGGCGCGGACGACCCCGACGAGGTCGACGTCAGCGACGCGCCCGGCGTCACCCCCGACGACGTCGAGAACTGA